A genomic window from Nicotiana sylvestris chromosome 11, ASM39365v2, whole genome shotgun sequence includes:
- the LOC138881752 gene encoding uncharacterized protein, with product MAAPPNFKEGQSTYRPPRFNGQYYGWWKTRMYDFIMAKDSELWDIIYDGPRVPMKKLGETEPMVPKDRKEYSDIDRKAVKKNYCAKKILVYGIGPYEYNRVSTCDSAKEIWEALQIVHEGTTQVKQSKIDMLITEHEFFRMKDDESMQDMHTRFTSIINELHSLRDVIPRNKLVRKILSVLPGSWESKVNAIIEAKDLQTLTMDELICNLKTYEMKRKKYSERREPKKENNLVLKAENSDSSEKDSDMAYLTKRF from the coding sequence atggctgctccacccaactttaaggaaggacaatcaacctatagacctcctagatttaatggtcagtactacgGTTGGTGGAAGACTCGTATGTATGATTTTATAATGGCCAAAGACTCAGAACTATGGGACATCATCTATGATGGTCCACGTGTTCCTATGAAGAAGCTTGGAGAAACTGAACCAATGGTGCCGAAAGACAGAAAGGAGTACAGTGATATTGATAGAAAAGCCGTAAAAAAGAACTATTGTGCTAAGAAAATCTTGGTATATGGTATAGGACCTTATGAGTACAATAGAGTCTCAACTTGTGAttctgccaaagaaatatgggaagcattGCAAATTGTacacgaaggaactactcaggttaaacagtccaagattgacatgctcaTCACCGAGCATGAGttcttcaggatgaaggatgatgagtctatgCAGGATATGCACACTAGATTCACATCCATTataaatgagcttcattcacttagagatgttattcccagaaacaagcttgtaaggaaaattctTAGTGTTCTACCTGGTTCTTGGGAGAGTAAAGTGAATGCCATCAttgaagctaaagatctacaaactctaaccatggatgagctgatttgtaatctgaagacatacgagatgaaaagaaagaaatacaGTGAAAGGAGAGAGCCAAAGAAGGAAAATAATCTGGTGCTCAAGGCTGAAAACAGTGACTCAAGTGAAAAAGATAGTgatatggcctatcttactaaaagGTTTTAA
- the LOC104211128 gene encoding dof zinc finger protein DOF2.1-like produces MDPSNAHHHHQEMSSQTLESMLVCTKQDQEKKPRPGAEQAQKCPRCDSTNTKFCYYNNYSLTQPRYFCKSCRRYWTKGGTLRNVPVGGGCRKNKRISSKRSQDQSLTNSPNNPISSITPTSYDSSSDLSLAFARLQKQANGNLGIEENDNMSMMYNNHGNNIASTSFLDTLRGGFLETPNGFQYQNLYYENNMGQVQNGGMGMNNANEEMRMNYDQEMSGGKIVKQEMCNIAREGENNRILWGFPWQINGEVNNMADFEASNRGQNWNTGFGGSSWHGLLNSPLM; encoded by the exons ATGGATCCTTCTAATGCTCACCATCACCACCAG GAAATGTCATCTCAAACACTAGAAAGCATGTTGGTATGCACAAAGCAAGATCAAGAAAAGAAACCAAGGCCAGGTGCAGAACAAGCACAAAAATGTCCAAGATGTGACTCAACCAACACAAAATTTTGCTACTACAACAACTACAGTCTCACTCAACCTAGATACTTTTGCAAATCATGTAGAAGGTATTGGACCAAAGGTGGTACACTACGAAATGTTCCAGTTGGTGGTGGCTGtagaaaaaacaaaagaatatcCTCAAAAAGAAGCCAAGATCAGTCTTTGACTAATAGCCCTAATAATCCAATATCTTCTATCACACCAACTTCTTATGATTCTTCAAGTGATTTAAGTCTAGCATTTGCTAGACTTCAAAAACAAGCAAATGGGAATTTGGGAATTGAAGAAAATGATAATATGTCAATGATGTATAATAATCATGGGAATAATATTGCCTCTACTAGCTTTCTTGATACACTAAGGGGTGGATTTCTTGAAACCCCAAATGGATTTCAGTACCAAAATTTGTACTATGAGAATAATATGGGGCAGGTACAAAATGGAGGAATGGGAATGAATAATGCGAATGAAGAAATGAGAATGAATTATGATCAAGAAATGAGTGGAGGCAAAATTGTGAAACAAGAGATGTGCAATATAGCAAGAGAAGGTGAGAATAATAGAATTTTGTGGGGATTTCCATGGCAAATTAATGGAGAAGTGAACAATATGGCTGATTTTGAAGCTTCAAACAGAGGGCAAAATTGGAATACTGGATTTGGAGGTTCTTCTTGGCATGGACTTCTCAATAGTCCACTCATGTAG